The Geminocystis sp. NIES-3708 genomic sequence CCATCCGAAGCAAAAAAAGAACTATTTTCTCCTAATTTAACTGCACAAACACAACCATCAGAATCCCAAGCAAATCCAAATCCTCAGCCTGAGTCTAATTCTGAGCCTCAACCAAATCCTACACCCCAACCAAATCCTACACCTCAACCAACAACAGAATCTCAACCGCCAGTGGATGAGCCTAGAGTCTTAGTATCGGAAGTATCGGTGGTAGGAGTAGAAGGAGAATTGCAAGATTTAGTTTTTAATACTATTAGAACTAATCCCGGACGCACTACTACTCGTTCAAGATTACAAGAAGATATTAATGCCATTTATGCTACAGGATATTTCCGAAATGTAAAAGTAACTCCAGAAGATACTCAGTATGGGGTAAAAATAATTTACGAAGTACTATCTAATCCAGTGTTAGAAAAAGTTGAAATTCAAACTTTGCCAGAAAAAAAAGATGGACAAACTTCCTTATTACCTTCAGATGTAATTGAAAAAGCATTTACAGATCAATATGGTAAAATTCTCAATCTTCGAGACTTACAAGAAGGAATTACCGAAATCAATAAATGGTACACCGATAACGGTTATGATTTAGCCCAAGTGGTAGGAGCACCACAAATTAGTGAAAATGGTGTTGTTACTTTAGTTATTGCCGAAGGAAGATTGGAAAATATTCAGGTTAGATTTTTTGATAGCGAACAAGAAGAAATTGAAAGTAGGACAAGAGATTTTATCGTCACAAGAGAAATGCAACTAAAACCCGGTGATGTCTTTAATCGGAAAACAGCACAACAAGATTTACAAAGAGTATTTGGTTTAGGAATTTTTGAAGATGTCAAATTGTCATTTAGCCCAGGGCAAGATCCTTCAGAAGTAATCATGAACGTTGATATAGTTCCTACTAATACTGGATCTTTAGCGGCAGGGGCTGGTATTAGTTCTACCAGTGGTTTATTCGGTACTGTTAGTTATCAAGAAAAAAATTTAGGTGGCAATAATCAAACGGTAGGATTAGAATTTCAATTAGGAGAAAGAGAATTATTATTTGATTTAAGTTTTCAAGATCCTTGGATTGCAGGTGATCCTTATCGTACTTCCTATGGTGCAAATCTTTTCCGTAGAAGATCGATTTCTCTAGTTTATGATGGTACTGACACTGAAACTATACGTACTGCGGAAAATAATGATAGTCCTAGGGTAGTACGTACAGGTGTTGGTTTCTCCATTTCTCGCCCCATTGCCAAAGATCCTTTTTCTCCTGCTGACTGGGTAATTAGTGGAGGATTGCAATATCAAAATATTGAAATACAGGATGCTGATGGCGATCGTGCGCCTAGATCAGGAGAAGCCTTTGGAAGTCAAAAACTAGCTTTTAATAGTGGCGGTATTGATGATTTAATTACTTTAAGATTAAATGCTTCTAAAGATACCCGTGATAATAGTTTACGCCCTACCAATGGCAGTTTATTATTGTTAGGTATGGAGCAAACCTTGCCTCTGACTTCTATTTTATATAATCGTATTCGGGCAAATTATAGCTACTATTTACCTTTAAAATTACTGAATTTCGATTTCATGGAAGGACCTCAGACTTTAGCTTTTAACGTCCAAGGAGGAACTGTTTTAGGAGACTTACCCCCCTATGAAGCCTTCGTTATTGGTGGTAGTAATTCCGTTAGAGGTTATGGAGAAGGGGATTTAGGTAACGGGCGATCATTTTTCCAAGCTACCGCAGAATATCGTTTTCCCATCGTTTCCTTTTTAGCAGGTACTCTATTTTTTGATTATGGTACAACTCTCGGTTCAGGGGGTGCAGTAATCGGTAAACCTTCAGAAGTAAGGGGTTTAAGTGGTGATGGTTTTGGTTATGGCTTAGGAGTAAGGGTACAATCTCCCGTCGGTCCAATCCGTATCGATTATGCGATTAATGATGAAGGTGACAGTCGTATTCATTTTGGAATCGGCGAGAAATTTTAAATAAAGTAAGATGAAAAAGTTTTTTAGTGAAGGTAAGAAACAGGAAAAAAATTATGAAGATAAGACAAGTGGACAAGTCAAGAGGTAGAAAAATTTTCAATATTTGTGTCTTTTTAAAATAACTTTATTGACTCAAAAAAAACAATCTCCTTGTTTTCCCAGTCTATCTTTCACTATTTTTCTATCCCAAAGAAAAAGTTGGTAAGGACATTCTTAAACGGTGAAAGTTAATCACAACAAAAAGTTACTATTAGTTTTTTACTATGTTTTCATTAAAATTTTACCCATCGGATTGTAAACCGAACCAATAACCTTTACCATAAATGGTATGAATTAGGATTGGTTCATTATCTTTTTCAATTTTACGCCTTAGTAATCTTACCATTGCGGCTACTACGTTACTACTAGGGGATTCTTCTTCACTCCAAAGATACTCAAAGATTTCCTCTTGAGTTACTAGCTGATTAAGATTAAGGCTAAAAAACTCTAATAATTTAACTTCTTTTTCTGATAACTTAATTAATCTGCCGTTACGATAAGCTAATTGATTCTCTAGCTCTATCTCTAAGTCTGCAACCTCTAATTTTATTTTATTTGGCTGAGGCTCAATATTTACTGATAATCTACGTAATAATGCCCTCACTCTAGCTAATAATTCCCTTAATTCAAAGGGTTTAATTAAATAATCATCAGCACCAGCATCTAAACCAATTACTCGATCATCTAAAGTATCTTTTGCTGTTAAAAATAATACAGGAGTTGTAGCGATAGATTGATTAATATGAGATTTTAAACCTTGACAAATTTCTAAACCAGTCTTATTCGGTAACATCCAATCAAGAATTAGTAAATTATAATTTTGTGTCAAAGCTAAATTTAATCCTTCATTACCGTCATGACATAATTTCACCTCATAACCTTCCTGAGTTAAAATCCGTGCCAGACTTTTTCCTAATTCTTTCTCATCTTCCACCAATAAAATCTTCATTGACATGATCTACTCTTCACTGATAATTAATAAAGAACAATAAAAATACTTATAATTATGTTAACCATCGCACTACCTAAAGGCGCACTTCTAAAAGAAAGCATCGAACTTTGTCAACAAGTAGGACTTGATTTTAGTTTATTTCTTTCTTCTAGTAACCGTCAACTACAAATTGAAGATTCTCAAGGATTAGCTAAAGCCGTATTAGTTAGAGCCCAAGATGTCCCCGTATATGTAGAATATGGTCAAGCTCATTTAGGTTTTGTGGGCTATGATGTGTTAAAAGAAAAAAAAGCTAATGTTGCTAATATTGCTAATTTAGGTTTTGGTTATTGTCGAATGTCTGTAGCTGTACCAGAAAATAGCCCTTATCGTAGTTCTGTTGATTTACCCGCTCATGGTATTGTTGCTTCTAAATTTGTCAATTGTGCTAAAGAGTACTTTCGATCACTAGATTTACCTGTGGAAATTGTACCGTTATATGGTTCAGTAGAATTGGGTCCAATTACAGGAATGTCAGAAGCCATTGTCGATTTAGTCTCAACGGGAAAAACCTTAAGAGAAAATGGTTTAATTGAAATTGATGTTTTATTTGAAAGTAGTGCCTATTTAGTTGCCAATCCTCTTACCTATCGTCTTAACACCTATAATCTTAACGACTGGGTAAAAAAAATAATTAAAGTTTCCTGAATAAATCAGAAATCTATAAATATAAAAAAATACTACTTGACAAAAAGTGCTAAATTTTGGTTATTTTTATTGAATAATTCAATATTTTTGATTCTATTACCTCAATAAAACATTCCTATATTTTTAAAAATACTAAAACTAAATCTTGATTGATCAGTTTTTTTCCTCTCTCCGATAGGGATAATCCATTAACTACCTCTTAATTTTATCAATCAAACTTTTTTATCACATATATTTTTTATAATGAGAATAACTTGCAATAATTATCATTATCAGATATATTATTAAATAAGTATTTGATAAAAATTATCAATAAGAATCGGTTACTATGTATTAAGCAAGGTAATGGTTAAAAATCTTGCTGATACTTTTTTAAATTATTTAGTAATTATTGAGAAAAATGTTCAAAAATCCTGATGTACTTTGGTTAAATAGCAACCCTTATTTACTCCGTTTTAATTTACCCATTATTAAATATTTATCTAGTCATGCAAAAATTGGTCAATGGGAATATAAAATTCATCAAGATGAAAGTACATCTATTGATCAAGCAATAGAATTATTAGACAATTATTTAAGTTTAATCAACAAACCAGTACATTTAATTGGACATAGTACTTGCGGATTATTAGGTTTATATTATGCACAAAAATATCCTCAAAAAGTTAAATCTTTGACAATTTTGGGGGTAGGTGGTAATGCTGGTTGGGATTGGGTTAGTTATTACTATATAATGCGATCAAATCTTCAATGCAGTAAAGACATAATTCTAGCAAAATTAGCCAGAAATTTATTTGGTTATCATAATCAATATTATCAAAAAGCCTTTATTCAACTTTTAGAAAAAGCCTTGTTATATTCTTTATCTCCTCATTCTCTTTATCAGAGATTTAATTTACCCATAACTCAAATTTCTTCACCATTAATGGTTTGTGGTGGTAAAAATGATAAAATTGTTTCTTGGGATGAAATCAAAAAATGGAAGTCTTATTTAAAACCTGAAGACTGTTTATGGCAATGTCCTCAAGGAGAACACTTTTTTCATTATTTTGAAGCTAAATTATTATCGGAAAAAATAGTTGATTTTTGGAGTTTATTATTGAAAAATGAGACCAATATTAAAAGTTATTCTTTACAGTAACTATAACCAATAGTTGATTAATTTATAAATAAGCTAAAACTCATTTAACTTGCGTTTTTAAAAATTCGTAAAAAATGTATCAAACTCCTATAAATTGCTCCTTATCCATTGCCTACCTTCAAAAAAATTTTAAAAAATAACACTCCTAATTATATTTTCGAGGAATCATAACAGTAAATATTGTTCCTTCGTTTTCTTTGCTTTTAACTTCTATTTTTCCACCTTGCAATTCTACTGCTTTTTTTACTATAGATAAGCCTAAACCATTACCTTTTATATTACCCACATTATCTCCTCTTTCAAAAAGAGCAAACAATTTTGTTTGATAATTTTCTGGTATTCCAATACCTTCATCTTCTATTTTTAAAATAATTTCTTTTTCTTCACACTGAATTTGGATAATAATTTTTCCTCCTTCAGGAGAATATTTAATAGCATTAGAGATTAAATTATTAAGAATATGATTAAGGATTTTTTGGTCTAAATATACTTCATAATTTTCTTCATTGGAATATAATTTTAAGTCATGGTTTTCTGTTAAGTTATTATATTCATCAATCATAATACTGAGATATTCTACAATATTAAAATACTGAGGATAAAGAGTAATTTTTCCTTCTTCTGCTTTGCTGATTAGTAATAAATCTTCTAATGAGTCTGTCATTTTTACTACCGCAGACTTAATGAAATTAAAGTATCTTTCTTTTTTATCGGCAGAAATGCGATCGCCATAATCTCGAATTAATTCAGTATAACCAAGAATATTCGTTAAAGGAGTACGTAAATCGTGAGAAGCAGTAGCTAAGGCTTGGGTTTTGATTTGATTTAGTTTTTTTTCCGCTGATAAATCTGTTTCTCTTTGTTTATCTTCTTGATGCTTGGCTAAAGCAATAGAAATAGTAGTGCGAATATCAACAATTTTATAAGGCTTAACTAAATAACCATAAACAGGAGTTGACTTACTACGATTAAGAGTCTCATTATCAGCATAAGCACTAAGATAAATTATCGGAGTTTTGTATTCACTATAAATGGTTTGTGCGGCAGTAATACCATCCATTTTTCCCTTTAACATAATATCCATTAAAATTAAATCAGGTTGAGATTTTTTAACTTTTTCAATGGCTTTTTCTCCTGAGTTGACAATCCCACAAATTTTATAACCGAGTTTTTCTAAATCTAACGCTAGACTTTCCGCCGCTATTAATTCGTCTTCGACTATCAAAATTTGTGCGGTGTTCATTTTTTACCTCTTGACTAAGAATAAATTAAAGAATAAGTGAAAAAGGTGACAATTATAGATTTTAATATTA encodes the following:
- the hisG gene encoding ATP phosphoribosyltransferase: MLTIALPKGALLKESIELCQQVGLDFSLFLSSSNRQLQIEDSQGLAKAVLVRAQDVPVYVEYGQAHLGFVGYDVLKEKKANVANIANLGFGYCRMSVAVPENSPYRSSVDLPAHGIVASKFVNCAKEYFRSLDLPVEIVPLYGSVELGPITGMSEAIVDLVSTGKTLRENGLIEIDVLFESSAYLVANPLTYRLNTYNLNDWVKKIIKVS
- a CDS encoding BamA/TamA family outer membrane protein; the protein is MKNKKIQYRSLTAKVDKSRSTWIISDQKDKKSLIIPQIDLLKSKNHSSWYKTFLFALLSTVGLTFPFKAIALSDTITTSTNLSATTDLTTPEKSSVTLENHNADFVIAEPSEAKKELFSPNLTAQTQPSESQANPNPQPESNSEPQPNPTPQPNPTPQPTTESQPPVDEPRVLVSEVSVVGVEGELQDLVFNTIRTNPGRTTTRSRLQEDINAIYATGYFRNVKVTPEDTQYGVKIIYEVLSNPVLEKVEIQTLPEKKDGQTSLLPSDVIEKAFTDQYGKILNLRDLQEGITEINKWYTDNGYDLAQVVGAPQISENGVVTLVIAEGRLENIQVRFFDSEQEEIESRTRDFIVTREMQLKPGDVFNRKTAQQDLQRVFGLGIFEDVKLSFSPGQDPSEVIMNVDIVPTNTGSLAAGAGISSTSGLFGTVSYQEKNLGGNNQTVGLEFQLGERELLFDLSFQDPWIAGDPYRTSYGANLFRRRSISLVYDGTDTETIRTAENNDSPRVVRTGVGFSISRPIAKDPFSPADWVISGGLQYQNIEIQDADGDRAPRSGEAFGSQKLAFNSGGIDDLITLRLNASKDTRDNSLRPTNGSLLLLGMEQTLPLTSILYNRIRANYSYYLPLKLLNFDFMEGPQTLAFNVQGGTVLGDLPPYEAFVIGGSNSVRGYGEGDLGNGRSFFQATAEYRFPIVSFLAGTLFFDYGTTLGSGGAVIGKPSEVRGLSGDGFGYGLGVRVQSPVGPIRIDYAINDEGDSRIHFGIGEKF
- a CDS encoding response regulator transcription factor; amino-acid sequence: MKILLVEDEKELGKSLARILTQEGYEVKLCHDGNEGLNLALTQNYNLLILDWMLPNKTGLEICQGLKSHINQSIATTPVLFLTAKDTLDDRVIGLDAGADDYLIKPFELRELLARVRALLRRLSVNIEPQPNKIKLEVADLEIELENQLAYRNGRLIKLSEKEVKLLEFFSLNLNQLVTQEEIFEYLWSEEESPSSNVVAAMVRLLRRKIEKDNEPILIHTIYGKGYWFGLQSDG
- a CDS encoding alpha/beta fold hydrolase, translated to MFKNPDVLWLNSNPYLLRFNLPIIKYLSSHAKIGQWEYKIHQDESTSIDQAIELLDNYLSLINKPVHLIGHSTCGLLGLYYAQKYPQKVKSLTILGVGGNAGWDWVSYYYIMRSNLQCSKDIILAKLARNLFGYHNQYYQKAFIQLLEKALLYSLSPHSLYQRFNLPITQISSPLMVCGGKNDKIVSWDEIKKWKSYLKPEDCLWQCPQGEHFFHYFEAKLLSEKIVDFWSLLLKNETNIKSYSLQ
- a CDS encoding ATP-binding protein, with the protein product MNTAQILIVEDELIAAESLALDLEKLGYKICGIVNSGEKAIEKVKKSQPDLILMDIMLKGKMDGITAAQTIYSEYKTPIIYLSAYADNETLNRSKSTPVYGYLVKPYKIVDIRTTISIALAKHQEDKQRETDLSAEKKLNQIKTQALATASHDLRTPLTNILGYTELIRDYGDRISADKKERYFNFIKSAVVKMTDSLEDLLLISKAEEGKITLYPQYFNIVEYLSIMIDEYNNLTENHDLKLYSNEENYEVYLDQKILNHILNNLISNAIKYSPEGGKIIIQIQCEEKEIILKIEDEGIGIPENYQTKLFALFERGDNVGNIKGNGLGLSIVKKAVELQGGKIEVKSKENEGTIFTVMIPRKYN